One Rouxiella sp. S1S-2 genomic window, TACGCTATGCTGCGCGAGGCTCTGCATCTGGTCACCGCCGGGATTGGCAGTATTGAGGATGTCGATTTCGCGGTGCAAAGCACGCTGGCCCCGCGTTGGTCGGCAATGGGGCCGCTCAAACTGATGGATTTTGCCGGACTGGATACGGTGAAGAACGTGGCCGCAATTTTATTACCCGAGTTGTCCAATGACAATGTGTTGCCGCCGTGGCTGCTGCAACGCGTTGAGCAGGGAAAACTCGGCACTAAAAGCGGTGAAGGGTTTTACCGCTGGAGCGCAGATGAAATCGAGCAAGGCCTGCAGCACCGCAACGACACCGTTCGGTCAATCAACGGGATGCAAAAATCATGAGTGAGCTTATCACCTGCGAGCATCATCAGGGGGTCGCGCATATTGGTCTTAATCGACCTGAAAAATTAAACGCCCTCAGCGCTGAAATGCTCACTCAATTATTGGACACGTTGCTTGAGTTGGATGCGGATAAATTGACCCGCGCGGTAGTTATTTCTGGGTCTTCGCGCGCCTTTGCCGCTGGCGCTGATACCGGAACGCTGGCAACTGCCTCGGCAATTGCGCTGTATACTAGCGGTTTTAGTGAGAAATGGGACAGCATTGCGGCAATTAATAAACCCATTATTGCGGCGTTATCCGGCTATGCGCTGGGTGGCGGCCTTGAGTTGGCTCTGTTGTGCGATATAGTCATTGCCGATGAGACCGCCATTTTTGGCTTGCCGGAAACGCATATTGGTATTATTCCCGGCGCGGGAGGCACCCAGCGTCTGGTGAAAGCGGTCGGAAAATCACTGGCGATGGAGATGATCCTCGCGGGACGTAAATTAAATGCCGATGAAGCACTCTCTTTTGGTTTAATTAGCCGAATGACTTCCCCTGAGCAATTGATAGAGCAGGCATTAAAGATAGCTCAGAACATTTGCCGTGCCTCGCCGTTAGCAAATTTGATGGCAAAACGCGCCGTGCTCGCCAGTTTTGATATGGGGTTAACGGCCGGTGTCAGCTATGAACGTTCGCTTTCGGCGCTGATTGCCGCCAGTGAAGACAGAACTGAAGGCATGAGAGCGCTGTCGGCGAAAGAGCAGGGGAAATTTACGGGCGACTGATTTGTCGGTGAACAATGTATTCGCGAAGCGCTCGCAGTGCACAACGGAAGGTGAGAATAATGTCAGCAAATAAAACGTTATCAGAGGTGATTGCTGAGACTGGGGATGAACCCTCTCCGCTCTACAAGCAGGTTAAGCAGGGCATCATAAATCAGATCCTTCACGGGCACTGGCAGCCGCATCAGCGCGTGCCGTCCGAAAGTGAGTTGGTCTCTGAGCTTGGGTTTAGCCGGATGACGATTAATCGGGCACTGCGAGAATTATCCACCGAAGGGTATCTGCTGCGTTTACAAGGCGTCGGGACTTTTGTGAATGAGATGAAAGCCTTCACGCCGATGCTTGAAGTCAATAATATTTCAGATGAAATAAAGAGCCGCGGGCATTTTCATACCTCGCGGGTTTTACTTATTCAAAAACAAACGGCCAGCGACAGTCAGGCGATGCAATTTAATCTCCGCCCGGGGAGTCAATTGTTTCATTCGGTGATTGTGCACTATGAAAATGATAATCCGGTGCAGTTAGAGGACAGGGTGGTTAACCCGGAAGTCGCGCCGCTTTATTTACAGCAAGACTTCACCAAAACCACGCCTTTTGCCTATCTATCACAGTTGGCGCCTCTTACAGCGGGTGAGCATACCGTTGAAGCGGTTATCGCCAATGAAGAAGAGCAGCGATTGCTGCAAATCAATAAGACCGAAGCCTGCCTGCAAATACTGCGCCGCACCTGGCATCAGGAAAAAGTCGTGACCTGCGCACGGCTACTCTATCCGGGCGGACGCTATAAAATGTTTGGGCGATTTCAGAAGTAAGTCAGCAAGCCCCGCTGGTTTTAGAGGAATCTTTTAGCTTAAAATTGATGTAATATGCTCGCTTGCGCAGCGTCAGGTGTGGCACTTTTAGTGGCATACTTGACACAATAATGTGTGACAGATTATAGAGTTAGGGCCAAAATCGCCGTAACTTATTGAAAGTAGAATAGACAATGACGCCTGTGAAGGCGACAAAAGAGGCTGCTCAATGAGCGAGAAGTTTAATTCCAATAAGCAAAGAAACGATAAATTTTCATCTGATAAGCCACGCTCCCAGCGCAGTGATTCAGACAAGCCGCGCGGCAAAAAGCCCGGCGCCGAAAAATCCCGTATAGAAACTGCCCGCGGTGGAAAGTCCACGGCGGAGAAATCAGGTGCAGCCAATGCTCGCACCGACAAGTTACGTAGCGACAAGCCGCGTAACGGCAAACCACAGGGCGATAAGCCGCGCACTAACAAGCCGCGCAGTGAATCCCTGATCGTTAAAAAAGTCAGCGATGAAGAAGTCGATGACGCACCGAAATACGAAAAGCCCAAGAACTCTGTCGACGATGGTGAAGGTCTGCAAAGCGAGAAGCTGCAGAAAGTCCTCGCCCGCGCAGGTCACGGTTCTCGTCGTGAAGTTGAAGCGATGATTCAGGCTGGACGCGTCAGCGTTGACGGTAAAATTTCTACCCTCGGCGACCGCGTTGAAATGACCGCAGGCACCAAGATCCGTCTTGACGGCCACGTGCTGTCAATCATTGAAGCTCAGGACACCGTATGCCGCGTGCTGGCCTACTACAAGCCAGAAGGCGAACTCTGTACTCGCAGTGATCCGGAAGGCCGTCCGACCGTGTTCGACAGACTGCCAAAAATGCGTGGTTCACGTTGGGTTGCCGTAGGCCGCCTTGACGTCAACACCTCAGGCCTGCTGTTGTTCACCACCGACGGTGAGCTGGCTAACCGCCTGATGCACCCAAGCCGTGAAGTTGAACGCGAATATGCTGTGCGCGTATTTGGTCAGATTGACGATGAAAAAATCAAACAGCTGAGCCGTGGCGTGCAGCTCGAAGACGGTCCTGCTGCTTTCCGCACTATTAAATACCAGGGCGGAGAAGGGCTGAACCAGTGGTACAACGTGACGCTGACAGAGGGCCGTAACCGTGAGGTTCGTCGTCTGTGGGAAGCCGTTGGCGTTCAGGTTAGCCGTTTGATCCGCGTTCGCTATGGCGACCTGAACTTGCCTAAAGGCCTGCCTCGCGGCGGTTATAAAGAGCTGGATCTGCCGGACATCAACTATCTGCGTCAGCTGGTTGAAATGAGCGAAGAGACGGTGAGCAAGATGCCGGTCGAGCGCGATCGTCGTCGTGTTAAAGCCAACCAGATCCGCCGTGCGGTTAAACGCCACACTCAGGTTGCGCCTTCGCGTCGCAGCAACGGTCCAGCCAAGCGTTAATCTCGCCAGCTTGATCAAAATAAAAACCGCAGCCAGAAGCTGCGGTTTTTTTTGGTCCGTATCTTGATAACGCGATTACCAGTCAATGCCCTGCTGGGCCATAATCCCTGCATCAAAGGCATGTTTCACAGGACGTAGCTCGCTAACGGTGTCGGCCAGCTCAAGCAGACTGCGATGGCAGCCTCGTCCGGTGATAATTACCGTCTGATGCGACGGCCGCGCATTCAGCGCATCGATCACTTCTTGCAGGTCGAGGTAGCCGAAGCTGACCATGTAGGTCAGTTCATCGAGTACCACCAAATTAAGCGAGGCATCGGCAAGCATGCGTTTTCCATGCTGCCAGACGGCCTGACAGGCCAGCGTATCGGTCTCTTTATTCTGTGTATCCCAGGTAAAACCGGTCGCCATTACCTGAAATTCGACGCCGTGCGGCTCCAGCAGATTACGCTCACCGTTGGGCCATTCGCCCTTGATAAACTGGATAACACCCGCGCGTTGGCCGTGTCCGACTGCGCGGGTCACAGTGCCGAAAGCGCCGGTAGTTTTACCTTTGCCGTTGCCGGTCAAGACTATCAAAATCCCGCGTGCTTCTTTTGCGGCTTCGATGCGGGCATCAACCTGTTCTTTTAGTTTCTGCTGACGCTGCTGGTGGCGGTCTGTGCTCATATTTTTACTCGAATTATTCGGCTGCGCCGGGTTTACGACCGGGTTGGGCGTCATAACTGGTGCCGGTTTTACGGCGGCTGTCATCACCCATTAAATAAAGATAAAGTGGCATGATATCGGCCGGCGTTTTAAGTTTTTGACTGTCTTCTTTCGGGAACGCAGATGCCCGCATACTGGTGCGCGTTCCACCCGGATTGATGCAATTAACCCGTAAGTTGGTCTGTTTATACTCATCGGCCAGCACCTGCATTAACCCTTCGGTGGCAAATTTTGACACCGCGTAGGTTCCCCAGCCGCTGCGGCCTTCACGGCCCACGCTGGAGGTGGTAAATACCAGAGAGGAACTGTGAGATTTTAATAGCAAAGGCAACAGACTTTGCGTCAGCATAAAGGCGGCATTAACGTTAACTTGCATCACGTCGTGCCAGTCTTGAAGTTGGATATCTTTAACCGGAACGATTTCGCCGAGCAGCCCGGCATTGTGCAGCACGCCGTCGAGGTGAGGCACCCATTGCGCAATACGTTCAGCAACCTGATGGCAGTCCTGCTGAGAGGCGTGCAGCAAATCGAGTGTGATAACCTCGGCGGGAAGCAGGCCTCTAGCGGCAATCTCCTGCTGAACGTTGAGCAGTTTGCTTTCAGTGCGGCCCAGTAAAATAATCTTCGCACCAAAGCGGGCGTAGGTCAGTGCGGCTTCGCGACCAATGCCATCACCGGCTCCGGTGACGAGGATGATACGTTGGCGGAGCAAGTCGGATTTAGGATGATAATGCACAGAAATTGTCCTCTATATAAGGTGCCGGGACGCGGAGGCAAAGGCCTTCAACGCATCATTACAACCCGTTTGCAGGGAGTAACAACCTCAACCGTGAACAAACGAATTGACAGAATTTGTAGTGTAAATGGATTAATAATTGCTGTTATATGCCTGAAATGGACATGACATTCAATGATTAACCCACTTTGTCGCAGATCATTTGTAACAAAATTGAATCTTATGCGCATCATGTTTAAACAACTTTACGCAATAAACGCGAAAATGCAGTGTCTCTTTGTTTCCAGGGCCTTTTCAGGCAAGACGCATCGGCAACGATTGTCTAGAATGAACGTTGTATCTTATCAGAATGTTAAAAGGCGGTATTTGTGGATTTACTTTCTCTGTATGGGCTTTTTTTGGCCAAAATAGTCACTGTTGTAGTGGCCATCGGCGCACTCGTGGTGCTGTTTGTAGGACTCCGCCAGCGTAAATCATCAGGCAAGGGCGAGCTGCGTCTGACGGATTTAGGTGAAGAATATCGTGAAATGCAGCGTGAGATGCGTACCGCGCGTCTCACACCGGCTGAGCAAAAACTCAGCATTAAAGCTTTCAAAAAACAAGAAAAAACCGAATCTAAACTTAAAAAACAGCAGGCGAAAACAGGAGGCACACCGACCAAGGCTTGCCTTTACGTGCTCGATTTTAAAGGCAGCATGGACGCGCACGAAGTGACTTCGCTGCGTGAAGAGATCACGGCAGTGCTCGCCGTCGCCACCCCGCAGGATGAAGTGTTACTGCGTCTTGAAAGCCCGGGCGGCGTGGTGCACGGCTATGGCTTGGCGTCCTCACAGCTGGCGCGCCTGACCCAGGCCGGCATTCGTTTGACGGTGGCGGTTGATAAAGTCGCCGCCAGCGGTGGTTATATGATGGCCTGCGTTGCCGACCGCATCGTCGCCGCGCCGTTTGCCATTATTGGTTCCATCGGCGTAGTGGCACAGATCCCCAACTTCAGCCGTTTACTGAAAAAGAGCAACATCGACGTCGAGCTGCACACCGCCGGTCAGTACAAGCGAACCTTAACGCTGTTTGGCGAAAACACCGAGGAAGGCCGTGAGAAATTCCGTGAAGACTTAAATGAAACTCACGTGTTGTTCAAAGAGTTCGTGCACGAACATCGTCCGTCTCTGGATATTGATTCTGTGGCGACCGGTGAGCACTGGTTTGGGACGCAAGCGCGTGAAAAGGGGCTGGTTGATGCGATTGGCACCAGCGACGATTTACTTATTGCCGAAATGAAAAATCATGAAGTGATCGCGGTGCGTTATGCGCGTCGTAAACGCATGATGGATCGCTTTACCGGTAGCGCCGCAGAAAGCGTCGATCGCCTGTTTTTACGCTGGTTACAGCGAGGCGAAAAACCGCTTTTGTAAGTTTAATAAAAGGGACTTCGGTCCCTTTTTTTATCATCTAATGACTGTCTTTCTATTAATGAATAGACGCATCGCGTTGATGAAAAAATAAACTATTTTTGCAGGTGGTATTTATCTGAAAAAAGATGGGCCAAGTGTTTAAACATATTAAAGACGGCAGTTGTTTTTGCGGTGGGTAATCCTTGTTGATCGAGGAAGAATTCTCCACGAAAAACCAAAACTTCGCCTTTTTGTTCAACTTCTGTTGCTATCATTCCCTGAAGATAATCGCCATGCTGGCGAATAACTTTATTTGCTTCTATAAGTAGTGCATCAGTACTTATTGCCACAGTGTGGGTCTGCATAAAAAAGTGCCTCTCACTATAATCATTAATCTAATTGTAATCCCGCAGATGACATGACCGCAATCCCGCTGTAGGCAAGGCCTGTTGACATTGCACATATAATGTTCAGATTGGCAGAAAGTGCATTTACGTGCTAATTAGGTTGCGTGGCAATTTTTATCAGGTAGAGTGTGGGATTTTCTGGCTTAGGGTGGAATGATTTGTTTACGCTCGAAGGTTGCCTGGTGCCATGATTGCGATTTCCTTACCCCTGTCCGGGTTCCAATCCGCAAGACTTTATTGGATTGTGCCTCTGGAGGACGGTTGGGAAGGGTGAAAAAAAATGGTTGATCTCCTGACTCAGTGCCGCAATATAAAAAAAGACATTAAATGTGCCGCGGCATAAACAAGACAAAATCTTCTTTCCGAGAAGAATAATTTAGGTAAAAGGTAATTATGGGCAAAGCTCTCGTAATAGTTGAGTCCCCGGCAAAAGCCAAAACGATTAATAAATATTTAGGAAATGACTACGTGGTTAAGTCCAGCGTCGGTCATATTCGCGATTTGCCAACTAGCGGTTCTGCGACTAAAAAAAGCGCTGACTCAACCGAAGAAAAGACAAAGAAAAAAGTAAAAAAGGATGAGAAAACGGCCCTTGTTAATCGCATGGGTGTTGACCCCTACCACGGCTGGGAAGCGCAGTACGAAATACTGCCCGGCAAAGAAAAAGTGGTGGCCGAGCTAAAAGCGCTCGCAGAAAAAGCAGACCACATCTATCTCGCAACTGACCTTGACCGCGAAGGGGAAGCCATTGCCTGGCACCTGCGGGAAGTGATTGGTGGTGACGATAAGCGTTTTAGTCGCGTTGTTTTCAACGAGATTACCAAAAACGCCATTCAACAAGCGTTTGAAAAACCGGGCGAACTGAATATCGACCGCGTCAATGCTCAGCAGGCACGCCGTTTCATGGACCGGGTGGTGGGCTATATGGTCTCCCCGCTGCTGTGGAAAAAAATTGCCCGTGGGCTGTCGGCAGGACGCGTTCAGTCCGTTGCCGTACGTCTGGTGGTTGAGCGTGAGAAAGAGATCAAGGCCTTCGTTCCCGAAGAGTATTGGGAGTTGCACGCCGATCTTCAGTCTAAAGAGAGCATTGCGCTGCAGATGGAGGTGACTCATCACCTCGAAAAAGCCTTTAAACCGGTTAATCGCGAACAGACTCACGCCGCCGTTGCCCTGCTTGAAAAAGCGCGCTACGACGTGGTTGACCGTGAAGACAAACCGACCAGCAGCAAACCGGGTGCACCTTTTATTACCTCCACGCTGCAGCAGGCGGCCAGTACCCGTCTGAGCTTTGGCGTGAAAAAGACTATGATGATGGCCCAGCGTCTTTATGAAGCCGGTCACATTACCTACATGCGTACCGACTCAACCAATCTGAGTAAAGACGCGGTAGAAATGGTGCGTGGCTATATTAATGACAACTTTGGTGCCAAGTACCTGCCGAAAGCGCCGAACTTGTACAGCAACAAAGAAAACTCCCAGGAAGCGCACGAAGCGATTCGTCCTTCTGATGTGAGCGTAGTGTCTGAACAACTCAAAGACATGGAAGCGGATGCGCAGAGACTGTATCAGCTTATCTGGCGTCAGTTTGTAGCCTGTCAGATGATGCCGGCGCAGTACGACTCCACCACGCTGACGGTCAAGGCCGGTGATTATTCACTGCGTGCCAAAGGACGTACTCTGCGCTTTGACGGTTGGACTCACGTGATGCCTGCCTTGCGCAAAGGCGACGAAGACCGCACGCTACCTCCTATTGAAGTGGGTAGCACGCTTGAATTGCAGCAGCTGTTGCCGACTCAGCACTTTACCAAGCCGCCTGCGCGATTCAGCGAAGCGTCTCTGGTTAAAGAACTTGAAAAGCGTGGCATTGGCCGACCTTCCACCTATGCGTCGATCATTTCGACCATACAGGACAGGGGCTATGTTCACGTTGAGAATCGACGTTTTTATGCCGAAAAAATGGGCGAAATCGTCACCGATCGCCTCGAAGATAACTTCCGCGAGCTGATGAACTACGATTTTACCGCGCGCATGGAAGATGGACTGGATCAGGTTGCTAACAACCAGGCCGAGTGGAAAGGCGTTCTGGACGATTTCTTCGCTCAGTTCAGCAAGCAGCTTGAAACCGCCGAAAAAGATCCGGAAGAGGGCGGAATGCGTCCTAACCAGATGGTGATGACCAGCATTGATTGCCCGACCTGCGGACGTGAGATGGGTATTCGCACCGCCACCACTGGCGTGTTCCTCGGCTGTTCGGGCTATGCTCTTCCACCGAAAGAGCGCTGCAAAACCACCATTAACCTGGTGCCGGAGTCGGAAGTTCTTAACATCCTCGAAGGGGATGATGCCGAAACCAACGCGCTGCGTGCCCGTCGTCGCTGTACTAAATGCGGCACGGCCATGGACAGCTACCTGATCGATACCAACCGTAAACTGCACGTCTGTGGTAATAATCCAGAGTGTGACGGTTACGAAATCGAAGAGGGTGAGTTCCGCATCAAGGGTTATGACGGTCCAATCGTTGAGTGTGACAAGTGTGGTTCTGAAATGCACCTGAAGCTTGGGCGTTTTGGTAAGTACATGGGTTGTACCAACGAGACCTGCAAGAATACCCGCAAGATTTTGCGCAATGGCGATGTTGCACCGCCGAAGGAAGACCCCGTTCCGCTGCCTGAGCTGCCTTGCGAGAAGTCAGATGCCTATTTCGTGCTGCGCGATGGGGCTGCTGGCGTGTTCCTTGCGGCCAATACTTTCCCTAAATCACGCGAAACCCGTGCACCGTTAGTGGAAGAGTTGCTGCGATTTAAAGACCGCCTGCCAGAAAAACTGAGCTATCTGGCCGATGCGCCAGTTGCTGATCCAGAAGGCAACAAGTCTATGGTGCGTTTCAGCCGTAAGACCAAGCAGCAATACGTTTCCTCTGAGAAAGACGGTAAAGCCACCGGCTGGTCAGCGTTTTACGTTGATGGCAAGTGGGTTGAAGGCAAAAAATAAGCTTTCGCTGCCTAAAGTTAAGATAAACTGAAAAACCAGCCACCACGGCTGGTTTTTTTATTGTAATAAGGTCAATCACCGTTAGACTTTATTGCCGTAAGCATGCTCATTGTGCGGTGCTAAGACGTCTTGAGTTTTTTGTAGACAGGCAGCGGATAAAATTGATTGAATAATGATACAGTTGTTATATAAAATAATCTTTTTATGCATTATTAGAATTAACCGGCTCCAATAATACCGGCCCATACAATAAAGAGATCCCCGTTCCTTTCTGCCAGCAACGAGAGTGAAGAAAGTAGCCAGGGCTTAAAACTAGGATGGTATAAGATATGAAATTGCAGCAACTGCGTTACATCGTAGAAGTTGTTAATCACAATCTGAACGTCTCTTCGACGGCAGAAGGCCTCTACACCTCACAGCCAGGCATCAGCAAACAAGTGCGCATGCTTGAAGATGAACTTGGGATCCAGATTTTTGCCCGCAGTGGTAAACACCTCACCCAGGTGACACCTGCGGGACAGGAAATTATCCGTATCGCTCGCGAAGTGCTGTCTAAGGTTGATGCAATCAAAGCCGTAGCCGGTGAACACACTTATCCAGATAAAGGCTCGTTGTATGTGGCAACTACCCATACACAGGCCCGCTACGCGCTTCCTAACGTCATCAAAGGCTTTATTGAACGTTACCCGCGTGTATCTCTGCACATGCATCAGGGCTCACCAACGCAAATCGCCGAAGCTGTGTCTAAAGGTAATGCTGACTTTGCCATCGCCACCGAGGCGCTGCATCTCTACGATGACCTGATAATGCTACCATGTTACCACTGGAACCGTGCGGTTGTGGTTCAGCCAGATCACCCGCTGGCGGGAAAAGAAAAAGTGACCATTGAGGAACTGGCGGCATATCCGATAGTGACTTATACCTTTGGTTTTACCGGGCGCTCAGAACTGGATACGGCGTTTAATCGCGCTGGCCTTACGCCACGCATCGTGTTTACCGCAACCGACGCTGACGTCATTAAAACCTATGTGCGACTGGGCCTTGGCGTTGGCGTGATTGCCAGCATGGCGGTTGATCCGGTGCAGGATCCTGACTTGGTCACCGTCGATGCCAGCGATATTTTCACCCACAGTACCACCAAAATCGGTTTCCGTCGCAGCACCTTCCTGCGCAGCTATATGTACGATTTTATTCAGCGATTCGCGCCGCATCTCACGCGTGACGTGGTAGACAGTGCGATTGCGCTGCGTTCAAACGAAGACATTGAAGCTCTGTTCAAAGACGTTAAACTGCCACACAAATAATGCCTGCTGCTCAGGGTTAGCACCTGACGAAAAGGCCGCACCATAGTGTGCGGTCTTTTACTTAAATAAGATTGCCCCCCATTTCAGTCCATTCCCTGTTACCACCCTCTGGCAAAGCAGCTTTCCACTTTGAAAGTTAACACTTTGTGTTGTTATTAAAATGTTAATTATAATCTGTGTTATCTTTATAAGAACACCTACCCTCTGGCGGGTCTTTCTCGTCAGCTAAACTAGAATGTTTAAGTAACATACTAAAAAAGAGCGTTAAAAGGAGAAGCTATGTCGTCCGATCTTCGCAAGAATAGTCAGGATAAGCTGGCAAACCTCGATAAGGAATATCACTTTTACAGCTTACCCAAAGCCGCTGCCACCCTTGGCAATATCGACCGGCTGCCAAAATCCATGAAGGTGTTGCTGGAAAATCTGCTGCGTAATATCGATGGCGATACCGTGACTGAAGATGATCTTCAGGCCATCGTTGACTGGCAAAAAACGGGCCATGCCGATAAAGAAATCGCCTACCGTCCCGCTCGCGTACTTATGCAAGACTTTACCGGCGTGCCTGCGGTGGTTGACCTTGCCGCCATGCGTCAGGCCGTAGAGCGGCTTGGCGGCAACGTGAATCAGGTGAATCCCCTGACGCCGGTTGACCTGGTTATTGACCACTCGGTTACCGTAGACGAGTTTGGCGATCGCGCGGCGTTCGGTGAAAACGTCAAGCTGGAAATGGAGCGCAACCATGAACGCTATATATTCCTTCGCTGGGGGCAGAAAGCCTTTAACCGCTTCCGCGTTGTGCCACCTGGCACTGGCATTTGCCATCAGGTGAACCTTGAATACCTCGGGCAAACTGTGTGGCACGAGCAGCAGGACGGAAGGGAAGTGGCCTATCCCGACACGCTGGTCGGCACCGACTCCCATACCACCATGATTAACGGCCTTGGCGTGTTAGGCTGGGGCTGTGGGGGTATTGAGGCCGAAGCCGCTATGCTCGGACAGCCAGTGTCGATGCTTATTCCCGACGTTGTAGGTTTTAAATTACTCGGTAAACTCGGCGAGGGCATCACCGCCACCGACCTGGTATTAACCGTCACCCAAATGCTGCGCAAGCACGGCGTGGTGGGCAAGTTTGTCGAGTTTTATGGTGATGGCCTGGCTGATTTACCGCTGGCGGACCGCGCGACCATCGCTAACATGTCACCAGAATTTGGCGCCACCTGCGGATTCTTTCCAGTGGATGAAGTGACGCTGAGCTACATGAAACTCAGCGGGCGCAGCGACGAGCAGATTGCACTGGTTCACGCCTACAGCAAAGCGCAGGGGCTGTGGCGTGAGAAGGGCGATGAGCCTATTTTCACCAGTACTCTTGAGTTGGACATGGCGTTGGTCGAGTCAAGCCTTGCTGGACCCAAACGCCCACAGGACCGGGTGGCATTGCCCAACGTTCCCCAGGCCTTCAAGGCAGCCACCGAGCTTGAGCTGGGTAATAATTCAGCGACTCACAGCGAGAGCGTTGATTTCAGCTATAAAAATCAGGCACTACAGCTCAAGACTGGCGCAGTGGTGATTGCCGCGATTACCTCGTGTACTAATACTTCAAACCCAAGTGTGCTGATGGCGGCAGGTCTGCTGGCTAAAAATGCCGCCGCCAAGGGGCTAAAAAGCAAGCCGTGGGTAAAAACGTCGTTGGCACCGGGTTCCAAAGTAGTGACCGAATATCTAAATGCCGCCGGACTGATGCCCGAGCTGGAGAAGTTAGGTTTCAACCTGGTGGGCTACGGCTGTACTACCTGTATTGGTAACTCCGGCCCGCTGCCTGAGCCGATTGAAACGGCGATTAAGCAGGGCGATTTAACGGTGGGTGCCGTGTTGTCGGGCAACCGCAACTTTGAAGGACGTATTCACCCGTTAATTAAAACCAACTGGCTAGCCTCGCCGCCGCTGGTCGTAGCCTATGCGCTGGCGGGCAATATGTCGGTTGATCTCACTCACGACCCGCTGGGCGAAGACCAGGCCGGCAATCCGGTGTATCTGCGTGATATTTGGCCGACGTCTAACGAGATTGCCAAAGCGGTGGAGCAGGTGAAAACCGAGATGTTCCACAAAGAATATGCCGAAGTGTTTAACGGCGACAAGGACTGGCAGAATATCAAGGTTGAAGGCACGCCGACTTATGCATGGCAGGAAGATTCGACCTATATTCGCCATCCGCCGTTCTTTAGCGACATGAAGGTCGAACCCGATCCGATTCAGGACATTAAAGATGCCCGCATTCTGGCGATTTTGGCTGACTCAGTGACCACCGA contains:
- the rluB gene encoding 23S rRNA pseudouridine(2605) synthase RluB; amino-acid sequence: MQSEKLQKVLARAGHGSRREVEAMIQAGRVSVDGKISTLGDRVEMTAGTKIRLDGHVLSIIEAQDTVCRVLAYYKPEGELCTRSDPEGRPTVFDRLPKMRGSRWVAVGRLDVNTSGLLLFTTDGELANRLMHPSREVEREYAVRVFGQIDDEKIKQLSRGVQLEDGPAAFRTIKYQGGEGLNQWYNVTLTEGRNREVRRLWEAVGVQVSRLIRVRYGDLNLPKGLPRGGYKELDLPDINYLRQLVEMSEETVSKMPVERDRRRVKANQIRRAVKRHTQVAPSRRSNGPAKR
- a CDS encoding YciN family protein encodes the protein MQTHTVAISTDALLIEANKVIRQHGDYLQGMIATEVEQKGEVLVFRGEFFLDQQGLPTAKTTAVFNMFKHLAHLFSDKYHLQK
- the cobO gene encoding cob(I)yrinic acid a,c-diamide adenosyltransferase, translating into MSTDRHQQRQQKLKEQVDARIEAAKEARGILIVLTGNGKGKTTGAFGTVTRAVGHGQRAGVIQFIKGEWPNGERNLLEPHGVEFQVMATGFTWDTQNKETDTLACQAVWQHGKRMLADASLNLVVLDELTYMVSFGYLDLQEVIDALNARPSHQTVIITGRGCHRSLLELADTVSELRPVKHAFDAGIMAQQGIDW
- the hutC gene encoding histidine utilization repressor; amino-acid sequence: MSANKTLSEVIAETGDEPSPLYKQVKQGIINQILHGHWQPHQRVPSESELVSELGFSRMTINRALRELSTEGYLLRLQGVGTFVNEMKAFTPMLEVNNISDEIKSRGHFHTSRVLLIQKQTASDSQAMQFNLRPGSQLFHSVIVHYENDNPVQLEDRVVNPEVAPLYLQQDFTKTTPFAYLSQLAPLTAGEHTVEAVIANEEEQRLLQINKTEACLQILRRTWHQEKVVTCARLLYPGGRYKMFGRFQK
- a CDS encoding YciK family oxidoreductase, with amino-acid sequence MHYHPKSDLLRQRIILVTGAGDGIGREAALTYARFGAKIILLGRTESKLLNVQQEIAARGLLPAEVITLDLLHASQQDCHQVAERIAQWVPHLDGVLHNAGLLGEIVPVKDIQLQDWHDVMQVNVNAAFMLTQSLLPLLLKSHSSSLVFTTSSVGREGRSGWGTYAVSKFATEGLMQVLADEYKQTNLRVNCINPGGTRTSMRASAFPKEDSQKLKTPADIMPLYLYLMGDDSRRKTGTSYDAQPGRKPGAAE
- the sohB gene encoding protease SohB; its protein translation is MDLLSLYGLFLAKIVTVVVAIGALVVLFVGLRQRKSSGKGELRLTDLGEEYREMQREMRTARLTPAEQKLSIKAFKKQEKTESKLKKQQAKTGGTPTKACLYVLDFKGSMDAHEVTSLREEITAVLAVATPQDEVLLRLESPGGVVHGYGLASSQLARLTQAGIRLTVAVDKVAASGGYMMACVADRIVAAPFAIIGSIGVVAQIPNFSRLLKKSNIDVELHTAGQYKRTLTLFGENTEEGREKFREDLNETHVLFKEFVHEHRPSLDIDSVATGEHWFGTQAREKGLVDAIGTSDDLLIAEMKNHEVIAVRYARRKRMMDRFTGSAAESVDRLFLRWLQRGEKPLL
- a CDS encoding enoyl-CoA hydratase-related protein, producing the protein MSELITCEHHQGVAHIGLNRPEKLNALSAEMLTQLLDTLLELDADKLTRAVVISGSSRAFAAGADTGTLATASAIALYTSGFSEKWDSIAAINKPIIAALSGYALGGGLELALLCDIVIADETAIFGLPETHIGIIPGAGGTQRLVKAVGKSLAMEMILAGRKLNADEALSFGLISRMTSPEQLIEQALKIAQNICRASPLANLMAKRAVLASFDMGLTAGVSYERSLSALIAASEDRTEGMRALSAKEQGKFTGD